From a single Phragmites australis chromosome 7, lpPhrAust1.1, whole genome shotgun sequence genomic region:
- the LOC133924418 gene encoding protein FAR1-RELATED SEQUENCE 6-like codes for MDTLHNDPYSRSSLQPQFREASMSFENSTVLDKQDVVNPRVGMTFETVDLAYQFYLEYGYRAGFGVSKRTSHSVDGVKYRATFVCYKGGIARIKPGLKARRRLVAKTGCKAMMVVKYSASENHWEVVFVELEHNHPCNPEMVRFMMCFKDLPDWQREHRPFNAKTRLNPKIHSGRGRPPNQNKDFMVRSFSQSNYSIEGAGKAGKLRFAEGDVEALLVFFDKMQAQNSNFFYNWDMDDEGRLKNVCWVDARSRVAYQHFCDVVCFDTVYLTYQFVIPLVAFLGINHHGQFVLLGCGLLGDESPETFSWLFKKWLKCMNDKAPEAIITTHSRPVVKAVSEVFPNTRHRYNLWHIMKELPEMSGRVEDKEAISLRMKKVVYDTITSADFEREWVEMINQYNLHDNQWLTTLFEERAKWVPAYVKDTFWAGISTVRRSERLEAFFDGYITPETTIKTFIEQFDTAMKLRSDREAYDDFRSFQQRPQVLSGLLFEEQFSNVYTINMFQKFQDQLKQLMNVNCTEVSRNGSIVTYNVTVIGKERKFDYRVMYNSAEKEVWCICRSIQFKGILCSHALAVLKQELVMLIPPKYILDRWRKDYKCPEEPKETPISPKVAKATGKGTKPENVREDKVDNLYKNGHQYFADIVEMGATDPDAMEYVLSVMKEAKEKVRKFEESRKDKRPGESPVSAGKKGTKSLKPSTEDVGNATSASTPMPAAVATVAVASSVQMAAAPTMMAMAPTSAAVPPGMILVPMHPHPMVFPPFAPAVPPAVPPIAPPAAPATNVGVVSSNSSKKRKKRKGNN; via the coding sequence ATGGACACCCTTCACAACGATCCTTATTCCAGGAGCAGCTTGCAACCACAATTTAGGGAGGCTTCCATGTCCTTTGAGAACAGCACAGTTTTGGATAAGCAAGATGTTGTCAACCCTCGAGTTGGCATGACTTTTGAGACGGTCGATTTGGCATACCAGTTCTACCTAGAGTATGGCTACCGTGCAGGCTTCGGGGTCTCAAAGAGGACATCCCACAGTGTTGATGGGGTCAAATACCGTGCTACATTTGTTTGTTACAAAGGTGGCATTGCTAGGATTAAGCCTGGCCTCAAAGCTCGAAGGAGGCTTGTTGCAAAGACTGGCTGCAAAGCAATGATGGTAGTGAAGTATAGCGCTAGTGAGAACCATTGGGAAGTGGTGTTTGTTGAACTGGAGCATAACCACCCATGCAATCCTGAGATGGTCAGATTCATGATGTGCTTTAAAGATCTTCCTGACTGGCAAAGGGAGCACCGCCCATTCAATGCCAAAACTAGATTGAACCCGAAGATTCACTCTGGTAGAGGCAGGCCACCTAATCAAAACAAAGATTTCATGGTGAGATCCTTTTCGCAGTCAAATTATTCCATTGAGGGCGCAGGTAAGGCTGGAAAGTTGAGGTTTGCAGAGGGTGATGTTGAGGCACTCTTAGTTTTCTTTGATAAGATGCAAGCTCAAAACTCCAACTTCTTTTACAACTGGGACATGGATGATGAAGGCCGACTCAAGAACGTTTGCTGGGTTGATGCTAGATCCAGAGTTGCGTATCAACATTTTTGTGATGTTGTTTGCTTTGATACTGTCTATTTGACATACCAGTTTGTCATTCCATTGGTTGCATTTCTGGGAATCAACCATCATGGGCAGTTTGTGCTGTTAGGATGTGGTCTACTTGGAGATGAGTCTCCAGAGACTTTTTCATGGTTATTCAAAAAGTGGCTAAAATGTATGAATGATAAAGCACCTGAAGCAATTATTACGACACATTCAAGGCCAGTAGTCAAAGCCGTCAGTGAAGTATTTCCAAATACTCGGCACAGATACAATCTTTGGCATATAATGAAAGAACTTCCTGAAATGTCCGGAAGAGTTGAGGATAAGGAGGCAATTAGTCTGAGGATGAAAAAGGTAGTCTATGACACCATTACATCAGCTGATTTTGAGAGGGAGTGGGTTGAAATGATCAATCAGTATAATCTTCATGATAACCAGTGGCTTACAACCTTGTTTGAAGAGAGAGCAAAATGGGTACCAGCATATGTAAAGGATACTTTCTGGGCTGGTATCTCCACTGTTCGTCGTAGTGAACGATTGGAGGCCTTTTTTGATGGATATATTACACCAGAAACCACAATAAAGACATTCATTGAACAATTCGATACTGCTATGAAGCTCAGGTCTGATCGAGAAGCCTACGACGATTTCCGTTCGTTTCAGCAAAGGCCGCAAGTCCTATCTGGTCTTCTGTTTGAGGAGCAATTTTCAAATGTTTATACGATAAATATGTTCCAGAAGTTCCAGGATCAGTTGAAGCAGCTGATGAATGTGAATTGTACTGAAGTCAGTAGGAATGGTTCAATAGTGACTTACAATGTGACTGTAATTGGAAAGGAGAGGAAGTTTGACTACAGAGTGATGTACAACAGTGCCGAGAAAGAAGTATGGTGCATCTGCAGGTCAATCCAGTTTAAAGGTATTTTATGTAGCCATGCTCTTGCTGTCTTGAAGCAAGAGCTTGTGATGCTCATACCTCCCAAGTATATTCTCGATCGGTGGCGGAAGGattataaatgccctgaggaaccTAAGGAAACTCCCATTTCACCGAAAGTGGCAAAAGCTACAGGGAAGGGCACGAAACCAGAAAATGTTCGTGAAGATAAAGTGGACAATCTCTACAAGAATGGCCACCAGTACTTCGCCGACATTGTGGAAATGGGAGCTACTGATCCTGATGCAATGGAGTATGTCCTGTCTGTGATGAAAGAAGCTAAAGAGAAAGTACGCAAGTTTGAGGAATCTCGAAAAGATAAAAGGCCTGGAGAAAGTCCAGTTTCTGCTGGTAAAAAAGGCACTAAGTCTTTGAAGCCATCCACAGAAGATGTTGGTAATGCAACATCAGCTTCGACACCTATGCCTGCAGCAGTGGCTACAGTCGCGGTGGCTTCATCTGTACAAATGGCAGCAGCACCAACAATGATGGCTATGGCTCCTACTTCGGCAGCTGTGCCCCCAGGAATGATTTTAGTACCAATGCACCCGCATCCCATGGTTTTCCCACCCTTTGCCCCTGCAGTTCCACCAGCAGTACCACCCATAGCCCCACCTGCTGCACCAGCAACCAATGTAGGGGTTGTCTCTTCAAACTCCTCGAAGAAGCGGAAGAAAAGAAAGGGGAATAATTGA